Genomic window (Gadus chalcogrammus isolate NIFS_2021 chromosome 3, NIFS_Gcha_1.0, whole genome shotgun sequence):
ATCACCAGACGCTGGGTTTCAACCCTGGTGATGCTCTGCCAGGCCTCTGCTGCAACTTCAGTTTTGTCTTCAGCAAGTGAAATGCATGCTCAATCGGATTCAGGTCAGGTGATTGACTTGGCCATTGCATAACATTCCATTTCTTTGCCTTAAAAAACTCTTTCCTTGGTTTTGCAGTATGCTACAGGTCCTTGTCCATCTGCACTGTGAAGTGCCATCCAATGAGTTCTGAAGCACTTGGCTGAATATGAGCAGATAATATTGCCCGAAACACTTCAGAATTCATCCTGCTGCTTTTGTCAGCAGTCACACCATCAATAAATACAAGGGAACCAGTTCCATTGGCAGCCATACATGCCCACGCCATGACACTACCACCATCATGTTTCACTGATGAGGTGGCATGCCTCTGTTGGGgttcggcttagctcaggaggtagaacagttgtcttgtaaccgaaaggttgctaatTCGATCCCCAgcaaccctaactgctcctgacgagctggctgtcgccttgcatggttgactctgccgtcagtgTGTCGATGTCTgatgtaagtctctttggataaaagcgtctgctaaatgacgcATTTATCGCCCTAATTGATAATTGTAATTGTATGCTTTGGATCACGAGCTGTTCCTTTCCTTCTCTATATTCTTCTCTTCCCATTACTGTGGTACAAGTTCATCTTTGTCTCATCAGTCCATAGGATGTTGTTCCAGAACTGTGAAGGCTTTTTTAGATGTTGTTTGGCAAACTTTAATCTGGCCTTCCTGTTTTTGAGGCTCACCAATGGTTTACATCTTGTGGTGAAGCCTCTGTATTCACTCTGGTGAAGTCTTCTCTTGATTGTTGACTTTGACACACATACAGCTATCTCCTGGAGAGTGTTCTTGATCTGGCCAACTGTTGTGAAGGGTGTTTTCTTCACCAGGGAAATAATTCTTCGGTCATCCACCACAGTGGTTTTTCCGTGGTCTTCCGGGTCTTTTGGTGTTGATGAGCACACCCGTGCGTTCTTTCATTTTAAGATTGTTCCAAACAGTTGATTTGGCCACACCTAATGTTTTTGCTATCTCTCTGAtgagtttgttttgatttttcaTCCTAATGATGGCTTGCTTCACTGATAGTGACAGCTCTTTGGATCTCATATTGAGAGTTGGCAGCAACAGATTCCAAATGCAAATAGCACACTTGAAATGAACTCTAAACCTTTTATCTGCTCCTTGTAAATGGGATAATGAATTAATAACACACACCTGGCCATGGAACAGCTGAGCAGCTAATTGTCCCATTACTTTTGGTCCCTTAAAAAGTAGGAGTCACGTATACAAACTGTTGTAATCCCTACACCGTTCACCTGATTTGGATGTAAATACCCTCAAATTCAAGCTGAAAGTCTGTAGTTAAAGCACATCCGTTCGTTTAATTTCCATTCAAATCCATTGTGGTGGTGTATAGAGCCAAAAAGATTAGAATTGTGTCGATGTCCCAATATATATGGACCTGACTGTATAAGAATGGTTTCTCGGGTTCATTCAAGAGGCTCTATGTGCGAGACGCTCTGGAAGAGTCCCACGGAGACGTAGCCCTAACGGACAGGAGAGGCCGTGTAGGGCTGTgtgaggtgtgcgtgtgcgagctgCCACTCACACCCGGAGGAGACCATGCTGACcacgatggaggaggaggtggaggagctctgCACCAGCAGGGTGACCAGCACTCCGATCACCAGGCCGGCCAGTGGGTTTGCCAGCACCGAGTTGTCCTGGAAGATGTCCCCTGCTGCCTTGCCTGGGGACGGACGCAGACGGGGACACATCAGACATAGCACAACGGATATGggattatctttttttttttggagcgTTTTTTGCATTAAACATGAACGACTTATAGAAGGTTCATTGGAAGCAGTGATGAGTCATTTGTGTTTCCTTCCGTGTGCCCACGTGTAACAGACATGAAGGGGAgtttggtgtgcatgtgtgtgcatttgtgtgtgtgtgtgtgtgtgtgtgtgtgtgtgtgtgtgtgtgtgtgtgtgtgtgtgtgtgtgtgtgtgtgtgtgtgtgtgtgtgtgtgtgtgtgtgtgtgtgtgtgtgtgtgtgtgtgtgtgtatgtttgtgtgttgggttgtgtgtgtgtgtgtgtgtgtgtgtgtgtgtgtgtgtgtgtgtgtgtgtgtgtgtgtgtgtgtgtgtgtgtgtgtgtgtgtgtgtgtgtgtgtgtgtgtgtgtacactcacCTCCAACCAGCTGGAAGGCAGAGCTGAGGATATCCAGGGAGCAGATGAACATGTACAGGAAGcacagcagcaggagcagcttcCCCACTGACACCAGCACCCTCAGCACCTTCCCCCCAGTACTaagggctgggagagagagagagagagagagagagagagagagagagagagagagagagagagagagagagagagaaataatcaCGTTATGGATTTTGTGtcaaacatacacaaatgccATGGTAGCCAAAGAATTTAAAACGCCTCATAGTTTAACTTTGTTGCACATTAGGATACTTTTTCGTTGTGTGGTCAATGGTTATTCATTAAACAGAGATATCATTTCCATTGTGCAATGTCTCACTACTGTCTGGATTGGTGCCAGATGTTTTTACAACTGCCTAATTTTTTATATTATCCTTCAATTAAATAAACTACTGTTTCACTGATCACTGGACAAAACAATGCTGTTTCTATGTAGTTATTATGCAATACATTATTGAGCTTAACCAGTTAAGATTAGATGTACAGTTTTATTACATACATGTGCATGTTTTTATCTATTCATAGTCATTAGCACCGCTAGCGGAACAAGCAGTAGTGTAGTTAGCAGCAGCTGTCCTGTAGCATGAATCAGCGGGCAGAGAGGTGCTTCTGTTCACCTGACCAGGGCGTCCCACTGTCCTTCAGTTCTGGTAGGTCCCAAGGGTCCTCTGTAGCCTCTTCCTCTATCAGAGCCACCGTGGAGTGGGCTGCTGCCATGGAAACACCTCTCTGTTTCAGCTCTGTGAGAACAATGCAAAGAAAATACTTTTAGATTACTCTTTTTCCTTTGTACAAATAGCTAAAACGTAAGAGGCAAAGTGGCAAAGAGTGTGGGTATTTGTATCACAACTTAACAACATAAAGAACATGTAAGCAAGCACATATTTATAGAATATAAACAAAATAGTATACCATTGGATCCATTTTCCATCTGTCTCCCATTCCTGTCCTGTATGGGCTCCAGTCTAGGGCCCATTTTCTGACAAAGCAAGGGAATGGTTGAATGCTTAACTTAAATATAGTGACCTGATATGCATCTTTGGATTGTTATTAAAAGCTTGGTGAATTTCATAGATTATGTCATAGATAGagtattttataattattaagCTACAGAAAGTAAGGACACAAAttggcaaaaacacacacgcagacacacacacacacacacaaatacacacacccacccacaaccacaaacacacacacaccactattgATTGGTGGACCGCATAGCTTACTGAGATCAATATCCACGTTTAAATTAGCAATGAGGTATGGCTCAATCATTTaatcaacaataaaaaaaacttttattttaatgaattatacaattatacatCATCacaatgcaaataatgtatttttaaatcaattatttgtaataatgtaataattgatgtataaatatatgaaataatACATTATAGAAAGATAAATAACCCCCTTCAACTCAAGGTAAAGGTAGTATAAAGCTGTCGTCAGACCTTTTCTTAGTGAATAGGGAATTCTATTGTAATTGAAGGACATGAATTAAATAAACTCCTAAATACTATTATGCTCGATATACTTCCACAGTTTGACAAAGAAATGTCTCAACCATCTTAAAAAGACATGAAGGCCATATTATTGTGACCGTATAAATAtgtcatgaaaaaatactttGTGGTCTCCatctaaatttttttttttatgactgaAGAAGATGCTTGAAAAATTAAAGTTGACAACTTGTCCACAATCCTCCGGTTCCTTACCTGTGGTGGTGTAGGGTCTGTGTGTTCGGGCGATGGTCTACACAGCTTGCCTCCTCCAATGAGCCCAGTCTCAGGAGGCAGCCGTGCAGGTCCACACCTTAAGAGGGGGGGGTCCCACCAGTGACGCGTTCCAGTGGAAGCCTTCGGGAGCGCCGAGGGTCGTAGAACACGTGGCGAGAGAGTTGGAAGTCCTGTGTGTCCTATCTCACCTGACGTAAtctccccacagcgaggtgtgTCGTCGCGATTACCTGGAGATCTTGCCTCGCCACAGGTGATGGCTACTGCTGCAGCTCCACTTTCCGCCCCTTGTTTGGCCTACTCTTTCAAGCAGATTGTTGCCCCTTCGCCCCTGGACAGAGTTATAAACCTGCGCAACCTCATTACCTACCCGCTAATCACCTGTTCTGTATGAGTCACTGGGCTATACACATCACATTTTCATGACAACTAGACCATAAAAAGCCTTTTGGccgtggcacacacaaacacacactaatattCTGCTGCATCCAGCTGGTGAGCAGGTCCGAAAGGCCCAAACAATGGTTGAATCCCCTGATGGGAAATCTCTGTTTTATAGTTTGGAAAGGCGTGGCAGGGCAGAAATCCCCCCTCTGGTCAGGATCTGCCCCTGAACCAATACAGATAGATTAACTCCAGCGATGGGGTGGGGGCGCTGGGAGAAAGGAAGCACAGGATTGGCTGGTGGGACCCATCGGACTGTGCCATCATTGAGTTGGTCTCTCTTgagtatatgagtgtgtgattgtaAAGATATAGTATACATTGTTTATACTTGTTTTTTCTCCTAGTTTTGTTTCCAGTACAAACTGATCTTGCAGACAATTCTTTTTAAACTGATGATGTCCACAGAGATATAGCATATAGAATGATGCAACACAGCACTGTATGTTTTTATTCCAAAACTATTCTGTAAGGCTGGGTCCATCTGGTTGAGCCGCATCCGGCAAGTTTCCATGGAAAGTTTTTGATTGATCCGTCAATGTGAGATGACCATACCCCGGAAAAAAAACAGTCCTCCTCATCAACCCAAATATGTtatgctctctttctctcattgaGCTTTTGCTCTTATTGACTTTTCTCTGCATTCCACCAGACACACGCACTGaaacacgcacagaaacacacacacacacacacacacacacacacacacacacacacacacacacacacacacacacacactctactctCATCGGGTCTGCATACTCAGCAGCAGACCTCAGCAGACATACTTCTTAAGGTACTTCAGACGAGCAGTCGACCAGACATGTCCCTGTACGTGCCTCAGGGTGCTGTGATCTGTGAGTGATCACAAGGGGAGCTCCAACTCCGGTTCTCCTATTTAAAGACCAATAGTAGGCCTAATTATAGAACAACCCATTGGGATCCATTTCTGTTTCTCCCAAACAAGCCTCACACACTGACTTACATCTACATGCATGGAATATTGATGGTTTGAttagaaaatatgttttcaaTTAATCTATTATTGTTCTCGCACTCTTACGCTGACTTTACCAGCATATAAAAAGTTAGGTGTCTGACAAAACTAATAACCACGACAGGATATTTATTGATGTAGTACTTTTCAAAACAAGTAACTGCATTGTATTCAAAAAggaaaatcataaaaatataaaCCTAATTACAAGACTACATTGTGCAGAGAATACAAACAAGAAAAATGTTTCTAATCACAAGCATTATTCAAACACTAAAGgcaaatatattaaaaacattGAAGTATTTCTTGAATAAACGCTATAATATAGTCTGGGGGAAGCTAAATACATAATGTATACTTCTATACTGACAAAATATAACCACTTTAGACATCTGATATCATGGTAAGTGTTCCTGCTTTTGGCAGtttttactgaaaaaaaaaaacaccttgagggactatttaaattattattttgtttaactaattatatatatacttaaccCTGAAACAGTATAATAGTCGTACCTTGTAAAGACAATAATAAACTAGGAAATAGATTATTGTAAGACTTCGATAGTGTAATAGCACCATCTACCTTACATATTGTGTCActacaacaatgcacaacattTGTCAATGGGCTAGGGCTGCTATGCAAAGTTACAGGTTAAGGTTACACGTTAAGGCTGGTAACTCAGTTTCTCCGTTATTCAATTGAGGGAAAAACGAACAAAAGAtttcaaagcaaaaaaaagatcGTAAAATACTACTTGTAATTGTCCCATCGTGAAACGGTGAGATAGCATAACAATGATTGGGTAAAGTATTACAATTAGATAAAGTTTCCATTAAAAAGTACTTAAAGCCACATCCCTGGATTCCGCACTTTCTTTGGTATATTACAGAAAAAACCTGTACCTGGAAAACGTATTCTTGTTCAATCTATTCGTCTTTTCGCTGGAAGTAATTACTTCCGGAACATATGAcatatttcaaaataaaggtttgACTTGCACTTCGAATACTAAAACGGAAGATACATATGATACAAATCTTTGTACCTTTTCATtatcaaaatataataaatacatttttttttcttttttatagttTTGATGTGTGACATGGGCCGTTTCCTGGCGCCTCTCGTCTTATATGACCGGTCCTACTGAGAGTACTCATTTGCTTCCTGGTCAAGTCAATGGGGCTTCGACAATGACATTGGTTGGACTAAAATTGCACCAATTCTTCAAGGGTTTTGTGTGAAATTCTATGCTTTAATAGTCTTTCATTTGGACATACATTGAGATATCCAACATGTCACAAACTTCCACTGGTTTTACGGAGGAACGTCCACCTGGGGCCCAGGTAGTCATTTTATAACGTAACATAATGAGCAAACCCTTCAAGCTTCTGGCTTATGTTTTCTGGCAATAGACTGAGGAGGTTGGCTGATGTTATTCAACCTTCGTTTAATTTTGACGTGCTTGTGCCTTACTGTGTTGATGTTATCAGATAGCCAATGCAAGCTTTGCTAATTCTTGGTCCTGCTTGCATCATGTAGGGGCCAATGGGCATGGACTACGTTCCCACAGAAGATGAGAAAAGAGTATTTAAAGAATGCAACCACGAAAGTTTTTGGTACAGGTGTAAGTTTATCTGATGTCCGCAGAGGGTGACGCGTATACATCTTATTCAATGAATGTTATAAACATGTACCAGGTGTTCAATGATTTTTTTCCCCTTGCCCATTTACAGCTGTGCCCTTCTCGGCTGTCAGTATTGCTCTGACTCAGGTCTTAATTACTAGAGGTAAAACAATATGAATTATTTTCAATGAATGTCAATGAAATAGGAAAATTCACATGAATATACTCCATTTGTCATATAATTGCAAAAGTATAGATTAATAGTAAAGCAAGCAACAAAGAAATAACCAAGCAACTGTTTTTAACCCTTCTGAAGGAACTCTTATCGGTTCACCACGGTTCGGATCTTTGCCCAAACTAGCCTGTAAGTGAATTGCAGGTGCCTTTCCCTTTACATTATATCATCCCAGAGTTATTCTATGGAGTAGTTGCTTGGATTGATTCCGTCTCCCTCTAGTTGCTGGCTTTTGTGGCTACCTAGCGGGCAAGATGTCCTACATGAAGACTTGCCAGGAGAAATTTAAAATGCTGGACAACTCTCCACTTGGAGAGGCGCTCAGGAAGAGGACTGGCTTTCCTTTAACGTGAGTAGCCCTAAAACCCCTTTAGCCTCCCATTATTTGCCTGACCGTGTAGTTTTGCTTTTTCCGCCCGATACTCCTGGGTCATTACATCCTCCCATCTGCTCTTTCCCTCGCAGTTCCCAGAACCCCCAGACCGAGATGAGTGACCCTGATGCCCAGTCATTTTCGACCAATTTCCAGCAATCAGATTCCAATAGCCAAAGCCAGATGCCCTCCAGCACCAGGGATCAGGGATATGGATACAGCCCAGAGTCCTCCGAGCAggtggagagagcagaggactaCAACCGTCCAGGTAACCACACAAACCAATGGAAGTCAGGTTTTGCAACTTCATGATGCACTATCGCTATGGCTGTACGTCTGTAAATTTTGTTCTATCAATAATATGTTAACGTCAGGAAATAGAGCAACTCTCTGCTACCTCTCAACATGGTCACCCCGGACTGCCGTTTTAACCTCAAATTAATACACATATGAGAGGCTTTCAACCATATCCTGATACACTCAATCTGTACTATGCATTGATCCCTAAAGCAAAGCATGAGAACTTTCCAACCCCTTTTCTCTATGAATCATCTCCAGAAGCGCCAGTCCAGTCCTACCTGGGGGATGAGGAGCCCATGAGGAAGCCTAACATCCTCTATGAAGACCTGAGGAGCAAGAACAGGGAGAACTATGAGGTCACACTGACCCAGAAGGCTGAGGCACAGCTCAAATCTCCAGCCGCCAGGGAACCAGAGAGGTCTGCACCACAGAGAGCAGGTGAGCTTTGACACCCGGAAGGGATAGACAAataggaaaaaaaattaaaaaaaaagatagaaagCTAGGTTAGGATTTTTCCACTGGGACTTTCCATGCTACTGAATATGTATTCTCAGTAGTTGATATATATATGCCACTTAGTGGACACTAAGTGGCATATTCCAATACTGAGCATACATATTCATTACATATATTATGTTTCCAGCTCAAGCAAAATGAATGCCTTGTCCACAAAATCCTCAGTCCCCCACCAAGTCTGTTCGTCCCATTTGTGACCTTTTGCTTCAGAATGAGCTTAGATTGTAAGGTCAGAGGAGAAAATTAAGTGGTAGAaatttaaataattgtaatgcTTCTTCCTAATTTGAtcaatttattttcaaaatgtataaacaCTGACAGTATACTTTTGATTATTCAGAAATTACGATTGTCGAAAAGTAACCATTGGGTCAAATCTATCATATGTTTGGCTTTGACTGATAACTGGTATTTGATAGCCAATTCTTCTTCTCTTCCAGTCAAGAAGAACGCCTATGGAGATTCCTGGGAAGACTGAAAATGTATGGAATTTATGCATGTCAAGCACTGGTATCGAATTTACAAATTAGAGGACATGTCAGAAGTTACCTGAAATACAGCTTGGATTGATGTCTTTGTGAGTTaataaatgaaaacattttGTAAACAATTTGTCCTAAATAATATTTTGGAAACAACTTTGTAGAGCAGAGATGGATTACATGCATTGAAAGACTGCAAGTTTTGCAATGCATGTAAAGTTGTACATGTCTactccaataaaaaaaaaaagatatcccCATTGTATATGTAAtccaggtaaaaaaaaaaggaaaaacatttGCAATATAAAATAATCTTCAATATGGTCTAATGTTACTGAAGCAAGCcagacaaaataataatactacttAGAAACAATGTGTAGCATTGACTTGGATGTGTTGTTCATGTCAAGATAATTGCGCAGGTCCAATGTGCTACTGCTAGAGCTAGTGACTACTGATGCCCATGGCCATGGCATGTACTGTGATCATGGCTATGGTTGTAGCTTTGAGTTGTAGTGTGACCCCCGGGGAACTCAGACCCGAGTCCTTGAGAGGTTGAAGATGACCCATTCACAGCGGCAGCGGGAGCATTGGGCCACCCTTCGTAGTACATCTGGGGAGAGGTGGTACCCATGGCAACGGCACTGGACATCGGAGCGTATGCTTGGACCGGGTACGACCCGGGTGTTGGGTTGAATTCAGGAAGGAGCGTCTTCCGCCGCTCCTCAGGGGACACGGGTACGTGACGGACCCCAGGAATGTTCTTTAGAAACTTGAAAGGCGCCGACTTCTCCAAGACCGATGCTCTGGCCTCCGACATGTCCAGTACGGAAAGCCATCCCTTACCGTACACCCATCCGATCAGAATGGCAATGATGTTGCAGGGGAGCACAGTGTGGGGAATAAATAAGAATGTGACTATGAGAAAAACCCAGGGGAGACTCATTGTAGGTATGCTGACACCACAGAAGAAACCTTTGGCCATACGAGTGTGCATGGTGGTCACAGCAACGAGGGCCAGAGCTATTGGCACCAAGCCCTCAGCAGGGTTCTGGGTCGTATCGTGTAGGAAGAGATCCAGCAGGGCATAGCACAGCCCCGTGCACGTCGATAGAGTTACGAACAAAAACAGGAATCGAACAGTTCCAACGCCTTTTTCGAAACTGCCACAGAGCAGCATCAGTACTCCAATGTTAAGAAGAAGCTGGACAGATGTCCTGTGATAGAAAGGGTAAATGAAGACCCTGTGCACCTCTCCATTCAGAAAAACATTGGCACCCACACTAAAGACGGCCTCAGTTAAAATGAAATATTGTTTGAAGGTAAATAAGAGGCACGATAAAAAGACCACCACAAGTATCCCGCTTGTGACTTCAGGCGTTGCATCTTTGAGAGTCTGTAAAATCATTTTTTGACTTATGATTGAGTTACCGTAAGATAAACAATATCCAGTAAATAAGCTCCCACGGATGTTTCACAAAAGTTTCCCTTTCAGGCAGAAGTCGGAAGTTGAAAAGCAACAGACTATATTCATTTAAATGATACTTCTGTGTGGCTTAGCTTTCAAAGTAGGGTTCTCACACATACTTGATAGATTGAACTGCAAACGATGGACACGATCGACCCATTTACAAACAGA
Coding sequences:
- the LOC130379337 gene encoding OCIA domain-containing protein 1-like: MSQTSTGFTEERPPGAQGPMGMDYVPTEDEKRVFKECNHESFWYRSVPFSAVSIALTQVLITRGTLIGSPRFGSLPKLAFAGFCGYLAGKMSYMKTCQEKFKMLDNSPLGEALRKRTGFPLTSQNPQTEMSDPDAQSFSTNFQQSDSNSQSQMPSSTRDQGYGYSPESSEQVERAEDYNRPEAPVQSYLGDEEPMRKPNILYEDLRSKNRENYEVTLTQKAEAQLKSPAAREPERSAPQRAVKKNAYGDSWED
- the rhbdd2 gene encoding rhomboid domain-containing protein 2; this encodes MILQTLKDATPEVTSGILVVVFLSCLLFTFKQYFILTEAVFSVGANVFLNGEVHRVFIYPFYHRTSVQLLLNIGVLMLLCGSFEKGVGTVRFLFLFVTLSTCTGLCYALLDLFLHDTTQNPAEGLVPIALALVAVTTMHTRMAKGFFCGVSIPTMSLPWVFLIVTFLFIPHTVLPCNIIAILIGWVYGKGWLSVLDMSEARASVLEKSAPFKFLKNIPGVRHVPVSPEERRKTLLPEFNPTPGSYPVQAYAPMSSAVAMGTTSPQMYYEGWPNAPAAAVNGSSSTSQGLGSEFPGGHTTTQSYNHSHDHSTCHGHGHQ